From a single Pyxidicoccus xibeiensis genomic region:
- a CDS encoding DoxX family protein translates to MTRGIAQLLFGRHTLDGPASTGLLVLRVLAGSAMALHGAPKMLTPFSWMGPDSPVPGVLQLLAAVAEFGGGIAWVLGLVTPLAALGVVVTMLVGIVLGHLSVGDPFIRLSMGGVPPGLGIPFAGLPTWLVRAGGRSAAAVGSGSSELATLFTAISLVLLLAGPGRFSLDALLSRALARRRPDPRAPAPAQAAT, encoded by the coding sequence ATGACACGCGGCATTGCGCAGCTTCTCTTCGGTCGTCACACCCTGGATGGCCCCGCTTCCACGGGCCTGCTCGTGTTGAGGGTCCTGGCGGGGAGCGCCATGGCCCTGCATGGTGCGCCCAAGATGCTCACCCCGTTCAGCTGGATGGGACCGGACAGCCCGGTGCCCGGGGTGCTCCAGCTGCTCGCGGCGGTGGCGGAGTTCGGCGGGGGCATCGCCTGGGTGCTGGGGCTCGTCACGCCGCTGGCCGCGCTGGGCGTGGTGGTGACGATGCTCGTCGGCATCGTCCTCGGGCACCTCTCCGTCGGGGACCCCTTCATCCGCCTCAGCATGGGCGGAGTGCCTCCGGGGCTCGGCATCCCCTTCGCGGGCCTGCCCACCTGGCTGGTGCGCGCGGGAGGCCGCAGCGCGGCGGCCGTGGGCTCCGGCTCGTCCGAGCTGGCGACGCTGTTCACGGCCATCTCCCTGGTGCTGCTGCTCGCGGGGCCCGGCCGCTTCTCGCTCGACGCCCTGCTGTCACGCGCGCTCGCTCGCCGTCGCCCGGACCCGCGCGCCCCTGCCCCGGCGCAGGCGGCGACGTGA
- a CDS encoding TetR/AcrR family transcriptional regulator, which translates to MGRPKTFEEDEVLQRAMMQFWETGYSALSVKDLEQGTGLLRGSLYAAFGDKRALFLAALERYADLSAEELETLLASGPTPRAGIERYLRNMLKNCTGELRHRGCLLANTAAEVAPRDPEVRALVGRRYSKMAAILETAIKASQDAGEIDPARNARALAQHLIVLVQGMSLVGKTEPEAPLVRSALRMALTLLDSKEQEDLE; encoded by the coding sequence ATGGGAAGACCGAAGACCTTCGAAGAGGACGAGGTCCTCCAGCGCGCGATGATGCAGTTCTGGGAGACGGGCTACTCCGCGCTCTCGGTGAAGGACCTGGAGCAAGGCACGGGCCTGCTCCGGGGAAGCCTGTACGCAGCCTTCGGGGACAAGCGGGCCCTGTTCCTCGCCGCGCTCGAACGCTACGCGGACCTCAGCGCGGAGGAGCTGGAGACGCTGCTCGCGTCGGGCCCCACGCCCCGGGCCGGCATCGAGCGCTACCTGCGCAACATGCTGAAGAACTGCACCGGAGAGCTGCGGCACCGAGGCTGCCTCCTGGCCAACACGGCCGCCGAGGTGGCGCCCCGGGACCCGGAGGTTCGCGCCCTGGTGGGGCGCCGCTACTCGAAGATGGCGGCCATCCTCGAGACCGCCATCAAGGCCTCCCAGGACGCCGGAGAAATCGACCCGGCCCGTAACGCACGGGCGCTCGCCCAGCACCTCATCGTGCTGGTGCAGGGCATGAGCCTGGTGGGGAAGACGGAGCCGGAGGCCCCGCTCGTCCGCTCCGCCCTGCGCATGGCGCTCACCCTTCTCGACAGCAAGGAACAGGAGGACCTGGAATGA